A section of the Rhodothermus profundi genome encodes:
- the pheA gene encoding chorismate mutase: MSFELLHSAIDHAQNHRPELPESPTEADMIPWRRRIDEIDRAILRLLNERARCANIIGYIKKKLGLPVYVPEREEEVLRNVLSANEGPLSNEAVRRLFERVIDETRALERQKYQDAPSEHP, encoded by the coding sequence ATGTCGTTTGAACTGCTCCACAGCGCCATTGACCACGCCCAGAACCATCGCCCGGAACTGCCGGAGTCGCCCACAGAGGCCGACATGATTCCCTGGCGACGACGCATCGACGAAATCGACCGGGCCATCCTACGCCTGCTTAACGAACGCGCCCGCTGCGCTAACATTATCGGCTACATCAAAAAGAAGCTGGGTTTGCCGGTCTACGTACCCGAACGTGAAGAAGAGGTGCTGCGTAACGTGCTCTCAGCGAACGAAGGACCACTTTCCAATGAAGCGGTTCGCCGCCTCTTCGAACGCGTGATCGACGAAACGCGCGCCCTGGAACGTCAGAAATATCAGGATGCGCCCTCCGAGCACCCATGA
- the mltG gene encoding endolytic transglycosylase MltG, which translates to MRRWFVALISALFLLTGGLAWIALAPNTPAFEGTRGVKIPRAATFAQVVDSLEAAGILRRRASFVWLARLTGWQHQIKAGYYTFEAGVSNYHLLSVLRRGLQTPLRVTIPPGSRPEVVAAVVCKTLACAPDSLLAALQDAGLAAELGTDTLHLFGRLLPDTYFFYWLTDPRTVIRRIHRHFLDFFTPERRARADSLGLTIDEVLTLASIVEWEAGPEERRRIAGVYLNRLRRGMPLQADPTVQYAILQREGKKRRLLFADYRIDHPYNTYRFRGLPPGPITNPSPDAIDAVLYAEQHDYLYFVADGKGGHVFSRTFREHVRAANRYRRLMQQRRQANRTSRAPIGADE; encoded by the coding sequence ATGAGACGCTGGTTCGTCGCACTCATATCGGCCCTTTTTCTGCTTACCGGAGGCCTGGCCTGGATTGCGCTAGCTCCCAATACCCCGGCTTTTGAGGGTACGCGCGGCGTCAAAATTCCCCGAGCTGCTACGTTTGCGCAGGTAGTCGATTCTCTGGAGGCTGCCGGTATCCTGCGACGCCGTGCTTCGTTTGTCTGGCTGGCTCGTCTGACCGGATGGCAGCATCAGATTAAAGCGGGGTACTATACTTTTGAAGCAGGCGTTTCCAACTATCACCTGCTCAGCGTTCTGCGCCGAGGGCTGCAAACGCCCCTCCGGGTCACCATTCCCCCGGGCTCACGCCCTGAAGTGGTAGCAGCGGTAGTCTGCAAGACGCTAGCCTGCGCTCCCGATTCGCTGTTAGCTGCCCTGCAAGACGCTGGCTTAGCGGCTGAGCTGGGCACCGACACGCTCCATCTGTTTGGCCGTCTGCTACCCGACACCTACTTCTTTTACTGGCTTACCGATCCCCGCACGGTCATCCGCCGCATACACCGCCACTTTCTGGACTTTTTCACGCCTGAGCGTCGCGCGCGTGCCGACAGCCTAGGCTTAACCATCGACGAAGTGCTCACGCTGGCCTCTATCGTCGAATGGGAAGCAGGCCCTGAAGAGCGACGGCGCATTGCCGGCGTTTATCTGAACCGTTTGCGCCGGGGCATGCCCCTACAGGCTGATCCTACCGTTCAATACGCCATCCTGCAACGGGAAGGAAAGAAACGTCGCCTGCTTTTCGCTGACTATCGGATTGACCACCCTTACAACACCTACCGCTTTCGGGGATTACCTCCCGGCCCCATTACGAATCCTTCGCCTGATGCGATCGATGCAGTGCTCTACGCGGAGCAGCACGATTACCTGTACTTTGTGGCCGACGGCAAAGGCGGACACGTCTTTAGCCGTACGTTTCGGGAGCACGTGCGAGCAGCCAACCGCTACCGCCGCCTGATGCAGCAACGCCGCCAGGCAAACCGCACGAGCCGTGCTCCTATCGGCGCCGACGAATAG
- a CDS encoding OmpP1/FadL family transporter — protein MRNVLRYLFGGFCLFMLTAGQVRAQTVADAWRFSQRLPGVGARLTAMSGASAAGLADYGALYSNPAGLGYYRASEVIGGLTWMNARDAATYYVPGNRFDWESELRATNLDHLAAVYKVPTVRGSLVLGMAYARVADFTRRLYFQGDNSANSITDSYLPYPGEYTVTDDGDLQFNNDIPFIAYQAGAIEFLPAEYEAGRYPFYQAVAPGTTIRQIGEVTEEGGLHELSFGGAIEAAPDLFLGVSIGIVTGFYRFERQYEEDDFRDENTPDLYEVAVEGGLLRGFDYLRAQDFFEADLQGFSVRAGLSARLSPSWRLGASIETPVFFSVQEEYSTVLETFFDEGGSLQYGGQPGDAGTGSFDYEIRTPWRLRIGAAYQTRQLYVGLDLELIDWSQLRFDAATDRSFIQELNRQVRDMMEPVVNTRLGLAYQLGGTTLYGGLAVFPDPHRSEIRETETDRQRVFGSLGASIQLAESFRFHIGWTQEQFEDYYQPYGDVERPPFVRETVRRNRLVIGLTYTLPPPKAPAIRRRR, from the coding sequence ATGAGGAACGTATTGCGGTATCTGTTTGGTGGATTCTGTTTGTTTATGCTGACCGCAGGACAGGTGCGTGCGCAGACTGTAGCGGACGCCTGGCGTTTTTCACAGCGGTTGCCAGGAGTGGGCGCGCGCCTGACGGCCATGTCGGGTGCCAGTGCAGCCGGGCTGGCGGACTACGGTGCCCTTTACAGCAACCCGGCAGGTCTGGGCTACTACCGCGCTTCGGAAGTGATAGGAGGATTGACGTGGATGAACGCCCGGGATGCCGCCACCTACTACGTGCCCGGCAACCGCTTCGACTGGGAAAGTGAACTGCGTGCCACCAACCTGGATCACCTGGCGGCCGTTTACAAGGTCCCGACTGTACGCGGCTCGCTTGTGCTGGGAATGGCCTATGCCCGCGTAGCTGATTTCACGCGCCGCCTTTACTTTCAGGGCGACAACAGTGCCAACTCAATCACCGACTCCTATCTTCCGTATCCTGGAGAATATACGGTAACCGACGACGGAGATTTGCAATTCAACAACGACATTCCTTTCATAGCCTATCAGGCCGGAGCCATTGAATTTCTGCCCGCAGAATATGAGGCCGGACGTTATCCCTTTTACCAGGCCGTGGCGCCTGGAACGACCATCCGGCAGATCGGGGAGGTAACTGAAGAAGGAGGGTTGCATGAGCTAAGCTTTGGAGGTGCCATTGAGGCAGCGCCGGATTTGTTTTTAGGCGTTTCGATCGGGATTGTCACGGGCTTTTATCGCTTTGAGCGGCAGTACGAGGAGGACGACTTTCGCGACGAAAACACGCCGGATCTGTACGAAGTGGCCGTTGAAGGAGGGCTGCTGCGGGGCTTCGATTATCTGCGAGCGCAGGACTTCTTTGAGGCGGATCTGCAGGGATTCAGTGTGCGGGCTGGGCTCTCGGCGCGGCTTTCGCCGAGCTGGCGATTGGGCGCAAGCATAGAAACACCGGTTTTCTTCTCGGTTCAGGAGGAGTACAGTACCGTGCTGGAAACTTTCTTCGATGAGGGGGGATCGCTGCAATACGGTGGGCAGCCCGGGGATGCGGGTACAGGCTCATTTGACTATGAGATTCGCACGCCCTGGCGGTTGCGGATAGGAGCAGCCTATCAGACGCGGCAGCTTTACGTGGGATTGGACCTGGAATTGATCGACTGGTCGCAACTGCGCTTTGATGCAGCTACTGATCGAAGCTTTATTCAAGAGTTGAACCGTCAGGTCCGGGACATGATGGAGCCGGTGGTGAACACGCGGCTGGGCCTGGCCTATCAACTGGGAGGAACCACCCTGTACGGTGGCCTGGCCGTCTTCCCGGATCCGCACAGGTCCGAGATTCGAGAAACAGAGACTGACCGCCAGCGCGTTTTTGGTTCCCTGGGGGCCTCAATCCAGTTGGCCGAGTCGTTCCGCTTCCACATAGGGTGGACGCAGGAGCAATTTGAGGACTATTATCAGCCTTATGGGGACGTTGAGCGGCCTCCGTTTGTGCGTGAAACGGTGCGACGAAACCGGCTCGTGATCGGATTGACGTACACGCTTCCGCCACCAAAGGCCCCGGCTATTCGTCGGCGCCGATAG